TAGAAAATGAGAGATATTTTATATGATACATGAGatgatatttgaaatatttaatttaaatttgagatGGTCAAACATTTCGGTCTGCTActgtaaaactttaaaatgcgACCATTATTTTACTAAAAGCGCTTTAGAATCTTAAATGTATCTTCTGACGTTGCAAAGTTAAAAGTGAATTCACTTGCTTCTATAGAATATATTCCTCGGACTTTCCCAAAAGGATCAGTCCAAAACCGTTGAATAGCACAAAGTGGATTCTCCGAAGCCTTATTTGACTACTTTGAATTCCttcatttgattttcaaaagaaattccACACCGATGCCATAATCGCATCTTTGAGTCGACTTTACGATCCTTTTCAGCCCGAAAGCCGTATCTTTCTGTATTACACTGGCTACTGAGTAAATTTATGCAAGGAACACGCAGGAAAAAGATATTCTCTTGGCATCGAAGGAGCAACCAATAAGTATGTTTACGACCTGAAATATGTACAATGGAAATACGTGTTCATCATTCATAAAGTAAAGGAGCGATATACTAAagcctaaaaaaattatgtccaCGGCGCCTTTGGAAAGAATATATACGTTACAAGTATTTGGAACTTGACACGAGAATGTTTCCTGATTGGTCTAATGCCACTTGTAACATGTAAATCCAAATAGAAGCTGCCAATGTGTCCACAATTTACATAACTATAATCAGAAACTACAAAGAAGAATAATTTTCCTCCACCATTGTATCAAGAAGATATTAAGTTCTTGctcaaatatatttaatatacatatattgtaTGCAAATATATGCAATGTATACTTCTTTATGGCAGTTTTGTATTCAATCTTTTCTGTAATTTCAATTAGAAGTGGCTAACATTTAGGCGAACGTGTCTTCAAAACGAATGACAGTAAATAGAGCCTAATGgggtaaatattaaatagcTTTAGAGATAAATAGATAAGGTCTAATTATActtatttagattttaatcTCTTAAGGAGGGCAAAAGTAATCCGAACTAACAACCAAAGGATCTGCTTTATCATCACGAGAGAAATCATGCAATCAGCAAGATTTTTCTTCCCCATTCTGTCAAGAACATTTCTGACACACTGccattatttctaattaatttcagttttagtaGATCTTATTTACTTCCACAAGAAGTAATTACTCAATCGAATAGAATCACTGCTCTATAATAACGAAAAACCTATCTGACATgaaaaaagcactttctaaatTCAACCTCTCCTTGTTACCCAGGAGGATGAATTGCTCTTTGAGTAAAAAGCTTCTAAATATAGAAGAAAACAAACGATCTCAGCTTACGAAGTATATGCAAAACAATCAACTCCTCCTAGTTGCACAGCACGATAAGGGGAGGACTAATCGAACTAACTAGAGCTGTACATTTGGGATTCTGATATCCTTCTAGTTAACAtaatatagtttttattttggtaAATACCTTAGTATAGCAGCTTAGGGATAACCCTTGATGGATGAAAATCTAATAGTCCTGTTTTAGAATACATGTCGTTTTCCTAACAATGTggcaagttttttattttgatccAACCTAGTGTTGACGAAACTTAATGAAAACCTCAGGCTTTGCTCGTCCCTGGCGTGTTTTTAGCAGTTCTTTTCTACCGTCTTCTAAACCGCGTACGTGCTAAGATTTCCCAATGAAGGGAAATGGAATTTGTTCCCCGTGACACTGGAATTGCCCGATGTTATCTTCGTTTAGGTTTAGAATTACTTTGAAAGTGTTAAATAATATGAACAATACAAGAACGAAGGAAATCTAAAGTTTGGGAATAAGATGAAACGGCTcatctgattttctttcgcCTAACAGACAATAATCAGCCCCATTTTATCGAGAACTCACGTCAAgttatttttaggaaattccGAATGTTTTCTTAGGGAAGACTACTTACATTGTTTCAGCTGAGCAGCCCCAAAATGAACTTCAACACTGACTCCACTTCTAACTACCCCTTATTGATAATAGGTAAGGCCTGTGTCTCCATTCCACCAGCCCTTGCAGCTCTTACTTTGCAGACGCCATGAACGACACTTTGAACAGCTCCTGCTACCCCAATTCAGCCTCCAAAATTGAACAGTACTATATCATCATGCTTCCAATCCTGCTCATTGCCAGTTTTATCGCCATGATGGTCAATGTGGTGGTTATCGCCAGCGCCAGATGGATCAGATGTAGCCTCACTccaaatcttaaaattagtttGAGCTTGGCGGCTGCCGATGCCGCCAGTTCCAGTATGAGTGGATTATTGTTCCTCATTGAAGCCTATGAGTTCAAAGTGGGAGTGTTGGCCTGTCTGTTGGAGATTTTGAGATTGAGCGGAATTGGTAAGTTCGGGATTAATTAAGGGCTTAAAGCATTGGCGGTTAATTTCACTTGGTACTTCGTTTATGGACGTTTGTGGAATCACATTAAGGGCCTAATGGAATTTACAATTGATCGCTTTTCCATTGGCTGGCTTATCAGGCGTCGTGGAAAAGGCGAGTTTAAAGGATTAAAGATACGTCCGAAATTGGGGATGCAGTTTATGGAAAAAGAAATGATTGAGATATTGGTCTTTCCAAGACGACTATAcctaatggaaaaaaacttctGTGAAGAATCGGTTTAAGTCAAAGCAATTAGTTCTTCGAGCATCGAAAACtgttgattttttccaaatgttaTGTCCTTTGTGGAGGTTAACTATTTAAGTCAATTTATCTATGATTCTTACTGTCATAGGTAATCCaagatttgcaaaaatatatgaatttcTGAACATATTACTCGTAGATATAATGTCAATTAATAAATCCCTCCGCCATTATGTCAAGAAGATTTTCACTTTTAGAAATTAttcctaaatatttattgatttaattgcttttaCTTACTTTGGGAGGCAACAATCATTTAATCAAATATAGAGCCATCGTGGGCATGAAAGTGATGAACTCTTAACATTTGAAAGTGGATTTTTCAGGCAGATTCACGCTCTCTACGTCACCTTCAGAAagtggcatttttttttaacttttaagtttcatattttatttttttgcactaaAATCTTCCCGATTTGAACCGGATTTCATGtcagaattttattataataagaGCATTGTTTCCCCACGGAGGTTGTCTATTTCAATACTCCCACCCTCGTCTTTCTTAATGTACACCGGACAAAGAATCTTTTTTCATATGTAAAACTAATGTTCACACACGTGGCGACAGTGTATGTGGGGacaaatgcaattttctgataaaaatcaatcaaGTACGAACGATTTTCACATAACTGAACCTTTCAAAATCTCCATTTCTCGACAGTTATTACAGTGGCCCATCTGCTGGCCCTCAGCCTGAACCATTACATTGGGATTCTGAAGCCTCTTCATTATAATTCCATAGTCACGAATACGAAGGTAAGTTCAGAGCTCAATTTAGGCTCAAATAAAACGTGGAGCCTGTAGGTCTCCAGAGCAATATGGCTACTGTGGCTGGCTCCATTTCTCATTGTCATATGCATGTGCGCCTGGTTCGACTCCGAAGGGACTTTAAAGAACAATTTTCTCACCAATTCCGATATATATCCTCGGTAGGTCTCCAAAAGGAAATATATAAATGTCCTTTAGCAAGGAAAATTGCAGGTTTATGATGACCTTCTCCTTCAGAATGTCTTACTCAGTGTTGTTCTTCCTACCCGTTTTCGTCATGGTAGTGTGTTACAGCCACATAGTCTTTGTGGTCAAGAAGCAGCAGACCCGATGGGACAATCTTTCGAGAGTCGGCAGCATCCGCATCAAAGGTACAGTGAAactattatataatataagaACTAATAAGCTATTTGGAGTAACTTTGAAAGGCAAGGTTGCGCACAAGATGAGCAGAGAGAGGAAGCAGCTTGAGGGCAACGTCAAGGCCATCTACACAACCCTTCTGATTCTGGGCTCGTGCTTCTTAGGTTGGACCCCTGCCCTTCTGATCTACACCCTCAACTGCGAGTACGGCTGCTTCAATTCCGGTCAAGACCTTGCCAACCTCAACTGCAATTACTTCTATTTTGTAATAGGGCTGCGCCTTGTCGAGAACATTCTCGTCATCTCCAAGATGCTGGCCAATCCAATTATCTACAGCATACGAATGCGAGAGATTAAGGTTTGGGCGTCGACATTGAGTTACTGTTCAATTTTATACGGCAAATCTGCAACAGGATGGAACTCATCGAATGCGTATGGCCCTCGTTCGGGTATTCTGCAAGTCCCGTAGGAGTAGGTTTGAGGAGTCGGGGCTCTACTACAGATCAAGACTGCAGAACAGCGCGGGAGGGGGCACTATTCAAGTGAGGGTGACTTCAGTGAAGAATGAAGGTGGGGGGACTGAGAGACACATGGAGGATAACACAATTCTCTAAGGGGGACGCGGAGGAGGTGCCTCCACTTTCTGAGAAAAAAGTAGCTGTAAATACAAAGTTTTTTAGCATATGGGGTCAAACTTCTAAAGATTCTTTAGTGCAGCTACAGAAGAAATGTGAGAATAAGAACCTGTGTCCGCAAATGTCTCCCTAAATACTCTACGGCTTTATGATGATCAATATAGTTATGTACAAAATAACATTACagtaattgttgaaaatgttgcTCTTGAACTTCACCAGGTTGGACAACATCGGATTGACAGAGGTAGTTCAGTTCCGTGGCCCCTAGGttacccgatctaacacctttagattttttttttgtgggaacTCTGTAAAGGCTCTGATTAATGAAACGCCATTAGAAATAGAGCAAGATCTGATTTCGTGAATCGTTGCGGCATTTGAAGTCATTCAAAACGACGATCAACTTTTCAGCCAAGTCCGCAGAAACCACGTACGTCGTTTAAATAGGTGTATGAAGTTCAACAACATCTTGAACAATTGCTGTAGTGTTGTTTAGcacaaacaaatttaaataactaaaactcgataaaaacatttttgcactTACCTGTCTTAAAGCATCATGAGGCCCTAGCGCCTTAGGAGGACGATTGCGTACACGGGTTCTTACACTCAAATGATGTCTTTTGTTCTACTGAACAATCCCCAGACGTTTGACccataattctgaaacactctgtatttggACTTCTAGAAGGGAGAAACTAAGTCATATCTGGCGATATTGAGTGAGTGAGAATGCCTGGACGTGCGTCTTTTATGTGATGGAATTCAGGGTTTTATATGTAGCAAATTCGTGATTTTCTCCATTTGAGCGCTTGCtaaaatacctaatttttaaGACTGATTTTTCTGTATCATTTTGTCCCTCTAACCTTCCCTTCAGCCCTTTGCTGCAACTTCTCAGTAGTCTATCAAATCTATAGGTGTTTCTATGTCTCTTCGGCTAGTGCAATTATTGAGAGGTCTAAAtgtatttattcattttgatATACACGGTCTAAATGTAGCCCATTTTGCCATGTTGAATAGATCTTAATGTTGGTGAAAGCACGTTGAAGCAGTTTTATTAGattttgaccaaatttctcTTAGGAATTTCGTTTGAGCAGGCAAGAAAAAGTAGCAAGCACGtcaaaggatttttttaataaaaaatgtttctgcaCCTCTCGAAAAACCACCCAGATGGATCTGCTTCAAGTCCAGTGGCTGGCCGGGACATCCAGGgtcgaaaaatgtaaaacatattttgatcgtcacatttataaattattggaaaaatcgTACGTCGAGAAAAGTATGTCGCACACCAACgtgtttttgggaaaatttattCTAAAGCCGAAGAGCAAGTTGGGTTGTACGCCTGCGCGTTTTGTTGGTGGGACATTCAAACATTCACAATTCGGTGATGTCGAAATCATGGTCGTGCTGGCTAAAATATGACGTCAaagcaaattatttaaaaatatatatgtccAAAAAAATGGTTGTCCGACTACAtgtttttaggaaatatttctAATGTAATTTCTCTATGTAAATTCATGAGTGGATCTAATTACACACTTGTACAACTTATTTGTCTTTTTCAAGCGAGATTGAGCACTCTGTTTGAAAACCTTTAGTCCTACTTTAAAATCGGTATTCTAGTTTCCTTCGCTGTTGTGtttagttgtaattttttcttcatttatctttaatttttcttttaaatcattatacagcacattaaaattaaactcgtacacctcaaaattttctaatatgttgtgttttttcttaaataaatatcttttaaacattAACTTTGTATACTTTGCGAAGAATGGTCACggataaaacgttttttattacaaatttttgtggtaaagtattttataaaataacaataattttttaaatattttgatagtcACATTGAAACTCGtagacattaaatatttattgcttcTGTTGAATAGttccaaattttataaaaatttagtcTCGTGAAGAATGTATCTGTGTTAAGTGCTTCCACAATACTTCTCTCAATTTTTCGTATCAATGGGACGTCAGAGGGGCCAAACAAGTTCTGCAGAGAGAGAGTTAGCGATTCATCATCATATACATGGAAAATCTTACCGggaaattgcaaaacttttcaaCAGACTCTACGCCACTGTACAAGGTATTATAACACGTTATAACGATGACCatcgtataaaaaataaagtaaaaattgcttaaattttttttttttaatatacaggatggggcaccaagagcgcctcggggtattacgtccttattaataatttgatcgaaaattgtttttggaggtgtatgtaggaccttacaaggtacattttaaaaacattttcatttatacagggtgtatataaGAAAAGATAcagctcaaacatatgttttttttaatggaacaccctatattttattacatatttggaattataagaagaaaatagtataAGTTTGCATAACACCCATTGGGTCTAAAATAATCGCTTATcgagaaattttcgaaaatataacatacacctctaaaaacaattttcgatcaaattattaataaggacgtaatacCCCGAGACGCTCTTGttgccccaccctgtatacgacGAGAGTTAGATTCTAAGGAAAGTTGCGGAAAATCCCAAACTATCAGCCCCTAAGTTAGCGGAAATGGCAGAAGTAGAATTAAAGAATAAAGCTAATCCCCAAgcaattagaaatttattgaataaaaataacttccaTGGTAGGATAGCACGAAAGAAACCGTACATAAGCAAGACGAACAAAATCAAACGTCTTCAATTTGCTCAAGAACGCCGAGATAAAGATGTATCATTTTGGAACAAGGTGATATTTGCAGACGAGAGCAAGTTCAACATTTTTGGTTCTGACGAAGTAAATAGAGTGTAGAGAATACCCAACGAAGCACTAAAATCTAAGAATTCACGAGCCACCATTAAACATGGTGGGGGTTCTCTGATGGTATTGGGGTGCATGTCTTCGAAAGGCCCTGGCAATTTGCACTTCATTAATGGCATTATGAATCAAAATATGTATCTTGACatcttaaaacaaaatttgaagcaaagtGCTACAAAATTGGGAATTAGAGAACGTTTTATCTTTTACTAAGGTAACGATCCCAAACACAAGGCGATGAAAATTAAGACTTGGTCGTTATGTAACTGCCCAAAAGTTACGGAAACTCCTCCACAAAGCCCAGATCTCGATGTGAATGAACATTTATGACGCATCTTATCAAATCTCTAACATTCACGAATTGAAAGTGGCTCTTCAGGAAGAATGGGCAAAAGTAAAACCTGAATATTGCCAAAAGTTAGTGGAGTCTATGCCTCGACGTTTAAGGGATGTAATTAGTAATAAAGGATTACCAACCAAGtattaatttctaattgtTGATTCattctgtaatttttataaactgattttcaaaaaaaccgcaacaccaagaacacatcgtacacgtttgaaattctggcattacgttgggtcgggtaatagataaaaacgatcaaaatatcaaaagaaaattattgtgaataagtgaaaacatttaattataatttaataatgggtggtatctcctctcaaattaatacattcctgcaAGCGACGTgacatgcttaaaattaaattgtcaatatctttgtggtattgtatccccggtaatctgcacctgctcgcagagttcatctatggtctctggagggcaagctaaacgttgaagtctctgacccattatatcccatacattctctattggggacaaatctggagagcgagctggccaaggcaaagtatccaaattttcagcttccaaataccgcaaagtatcgttggctacatatGGTCGCGCATTACCCTGTTGTAacgtgcttccaggatggtcgcgcatatatggtacaagaactggttctaagacactattaatgtacctctgagcatttaatctatcataaatgaaaacaagagtgTTAAGACTTAGTGAACCAAGTCTTGATGTTTTCATCGAGCAAGTTAAAACTCCAAGTTacgcccctgcacatcttACATTTGTTGCCTTCCAGATGTCGCGATCCGTTAGTTTTCCTAAGAAATGGTTTAAAGTTCAAATTCCTCATCTTTTATACTTTGGCTAAGAACTAAATTGCGGGGCACACAAGTTATAAATGTGCATCGGGGGTGATTCTTGGGTACTGGAATTCCCCACAATTACCTTTGGCGGTGGTCGTAATTGGGGGTGCCATCACGTCCCATTCGGGACAACTGCAATAGTAGCGTTACGGGATAATCTGCTCATTGGCCGTCAGGCCTGGCGAAATGGGTATTCCTCGAGTGAAATGCGCTCCGACTAAGAGTACGCCTATGTCTGCTGACCATCAGCATCCAGTACTTAAGGGCTGGGAGAAGCTGGGCATTATCATTATCTTCTTTCCTATCACGATTGTCACTCATCAGTTGAAGGCAGATCGATATATCGCCATTTCACGAACATAACTCATACTCTTCGTCGGATCGTGATAATTCAATTCTAAGTTTCTGCAACTAAGTCTTAGCCATAGTTATGTATTACAAGTCAGTTAATAAACCGTGTTAATGTTTAAAGGGTTGTCCTAACTCCAAGACTTTCGGGAGATTCCATATGTTTACTTTGCTAAGCAGGTATCTAGTCCGTCCTGGACTCTCGTAACTAGAAGTGCAACGTCGGTACCTTGAACCGGTAAGTACTACAAATAGTGCTTGCGTGTAAGCGCTCTCGTATAATAATtcgcgggtggtatctccaacctccaaggaaggaacccctgcATATCGCTCAACAAAGAgaagaccgactaccataccggatggcaccccaaaccatgacaccctggtgttaaaccagaatgactcctttccaaaaagtccaaatttaatcgctccgctctgcgccttctaacacgtaaccgtccaccagatcgccataaacaaaatcagctctcatcactgaacacgattcttctccactcatccacccattgtactctcagacgacaccactccagtcgggccaccctgtggtttcgttataatggaagccgacatataggacgatatgaatttagtccaaaactttgaattctgcgatacatcgtattAAGGGacacccttcgatttagggtggctacccagtcagcaccaagagacggaattgtttcaaacggggcgcctgtcgctgaaagacgaagtcgccggtcttcgcgtcggttcgtcattcttggacggccactaccacgatgacgatttactgacccttcattagaccaatctctccaagctcttagcaatgttgat
The Euwallacea fornicatus isolate EFF26 chromosome 37, ASM4011564v1, whole genome shotgun sequence genome window above contains:
- the LOC136349324 gene encoding adenosine receptor A2b-like, giving the protein MNFNTDSTSNYPLLIIDAMNDTLNSSCYPNSASKIEQYYIIMLPILLIASFIAMMVNVVVIASARWIRCSLTPNLKISLSLAAADAASSSMSGLLFLIEAYEFKVGVLACLLEILRLSGIVITVAHLLALSLNHYIGILKPLHYNSIVTNTKVSRAIWLLWLAPFLIVICMCAWFDSEGTLKNNFLTNSDIYPRFMMTFSFRMSYSVLFFLPVFVMVVCYSHIVFVVKKQQTRWDNLSRVGSIRIKGKVAHKMSRERKQLEGNVKAIYTTLLILGSCFLGWTPALLIYTLNCEYGCFNSGQDLANLNCNYFYFVIGLRLVENILVISKMLANPIIYSIRMREIKDGTHRMRMALVRVFCKSRRSRFEESGLYYRSRLQNSAGGGTIQVRVTSVKNEGGGTERHMEDNTIL